One window of the Pseudochaenichthys georgianus chromosome 21, fPseGeo1.2, whole genome shotgun sequence genome contains the following:
- the LOC117466408 gene encoding trace amine-associated receptor 8a-like has product METSQMDELCFPQLFNSSCRKPTPAQADVLLAYILLSFIALITAALNLLVIISISHFRQLHTPTNLLILSLAVSDFLVGLFLMPVEILLTEACWYLGDLMCALYYIVNFIITSSTVGNMVLISIDRYVAICDPLHYTTRVTLNRTKICICLCWICSVIYNCLILKDFLRQPDSQNSCHGECVVVLNNITGAVDLVVTFIVPITVVIVLYIRVFVVAVSQARAMRSHVIAVTMQRSVGATAKKSEMKAARTLGVVVLVFLICFFPYYTPSLIGEDIENSSSTSPIVMWLLYFNSCLNPLIYASLYPWFRKSIKLIVTLKILKSCSCDSKILY; this is encoded by the exons ATGGAGACTTCCCAAATGGATGAACTCTGCTTTCCACAACTCTTCAACAGCTCCTGCAGGAAGCCTACGCCAGCTCAGGCAGATGTCCTGCTTGCTTACATCCTGCTGTCCTTCATCGCTCTGATCACTGCAGCTCTCAACCTGCTGGTCATCATCTCTATCTCCCACTTCAG GCAGCTCCACACCCCCACTAACCTCCTCATCCTCTCCCTGGCTGTCTCAGACTTCCTTGTGGGCCTATTTTTGATGCCTGTTGAAATCCTTTTAACAGAGGCTTGCTGGTACTTGGGTGACCTGATGTGTGCTctgtattatattgttaattttATCATTACCTCTTCTACGGTTGGAAACATGGTGCTCATATCCATTGATCGTTATGTTGCTATTTGTGACCCTCTACATTACACCACCAGAGTTACTCTGAACAGAACAAAAATCTGCATCTGTCTGTGTTGGATTTGCTCTGTTATCTATAATTGTCTAATTTTAAAGGACTTTCTGAGACAACCTGATTCACAGAATTCTTGCCATGGAGAGTGTGTAGTTGTCCTTAACAATATCACAGGAGCTGTTGACTTAGTTGTTACCTTCATTGTCCCCATTACTGTTGTCATAGTTCTGTATATCAGAGTGTTTGTGGTGGCTGTGTCTCAGGCTCGAGCCATGCGATCTCATGTTATCGCTGTCACTATGCAACGTTCAGTTGGTGCAACTGCTAAGAAATCTGAGATGAAAGCAGCCAGGACTCTTGGTGTTGTAGTCCTTGTGTTTCTAATATGTTTTTTTCCATATTACACTCCATCCCTTATAGGTGAAGATATTGAAAATAGTAGTTCAACCTCACCCATTGTAATGTGGTTGCTGTATTTTAACTCCTGTCTGAACCCATTGATTTATGCCTCGTTATACCCCTGGTTTAGAAAATCTATCAAGCTCATTGTTACCCTTAAAATACTTAAGTCTTGCTCGTGTGATTCTAAAATACTGTATTGA